The DNA region AAGTTATGCTTCCAAGCAGAGATGAACAAAAATATTGGTTTCCCCTAAAAGAACTAGGTTGAGCATGATTTATCAAATCATTATTATCGTGGTATATCAATTTTCATAACCGAGTTCCTTTCGAGTTTTAAATAAGGCATTTTGAAAAAATTGATCCCGTGTATATCCTGGTTTTGTTAAAAGTTTCCTAATTTGAGCAAGGGTAGGTTCTTTTCCCTGCTTATGAAGCTTATAAATAGCTTCATTCATTTCATGAATCACTTGATTTCTCTTCTCTAATGTGCAAGCGTTTCGATATTCTTTGTGACGCTTGGAGATTTGATGACAAAGCTCAGGAAAGAGTTTATACAACGTGGGACTGTTATTTATCTCAAGTCGTTTGATAAGAGATTGCATTGAAGGAGGAGGATTTTCTATCAGTCCTGCTTCCAAGAAATGTCTCATTTTTAAAGAATACTTACTAATGGTTTTCACATATTCAGCATGACGCAATTTGAGTATTTGATGTAGTTCAGGACAATAATTTTTGAGAGACTGACGGGAGCATTTAAGGCGTTTAGCAACTTCTGTGAGACTCGGAGGTGCTTCTTCACCAAGAGCTTCTGTAAGAACTTGTTGAATTTTTATCTTGTCTAATTTTGTTTGTTTTGGTTTATTATCTTGGTCTTGGACTTTGACAAATGGCTGAGAATTAACCTGGAGTTTACCAATAAGAGTATTGATATCTTCCGTAAAGAATTTCAATGGCGATACTTGTAAGGCAGATGTAATTTGTAGTAGCTTATCAATTCTGGGAATTCGTTTTTTATAAATGTAAGCAAATATATTTCCAGGATCAATAGCAATAAAACGAGTAAATGTCGCTATCTTCCCTTTAGTTATATTATTAGCACTAAAATAAGCATTGAGAACCTGAGCAGTTCTGTCCCTCGTTGGCAGAGAAGATAGATGAGGAGCAGCAGCAATTAACTCGCCGATACTTATTGTTACATATTCATGCCACTTAATATTATCTTCGTATATGCTTTGAGGACAGGTTTTAATTGATGAGGAAGATCCTAACCACTTGCCACATTGTGAACAGTAACCAGGTTGCATTTGCTTTACAATTATCGGGAGCATCTTCTGGCAATGAGGACACTCCTCAAGTAAGTATTGGCAATGGTGAAGACAAATTTTAACTGGATGAAGAAACCAAAGTAGGGGAGTATACAAAGGTTTTTTATTCATCTGCCATTCTT from Nostoc commune NIES-4072 includes:
- a CDS encoding TniQ family protein translates to MKYKKLSIYESLELHPPEISECSRLYSLEPIGIGTPDCESLTSYIIRLSQAHCVTVNKLLHPNILKHFERKDLSDYSQLIYRLLRLPQNLKSFNGLGLITTKLSQQLEALTLRNDLSFLTMLSWSEVTTYHQLFRGHQAWCPVCYEEWQMNKKPLYTPLLWFLHPVKICLHHCQYLLEECPHCQKMLPIIVKQMQPGYCSQCGKWLGSSSSIKTCPQSIYEDNIKWHEYVTISIGELIAAAPHLSSLPTRDRTAQVLNAYFSANNITKGKIATFTRFIAIDPGNIFAYIYKKRIPRIDKLLQITSALQVSPLKFFTEDINTLIGKLQVNSQPFVKVQDQDNKPKQTKLDKIKIQQVLTEALGEEAPPSLTEVAKRLKCSRQSLKNYCPELHQILKLRHAEYVKTISKYSLKMRHFLEAGLIENPPPSMQSLIKRLEINNSPTLYKLFPELCHQISKRHKEYRNACTLEKRNQVIHEMNEAIYKLHKQGKEPTLAQIRKLLTKPGYTRDQFFQNALFKTRKELGYEN